The genome window AATTCCTGTTAAGACATGCTTTTTTAACTCAGAGACTATCTTTTTTAACATTATATTTCCCCCCATTTATTTAGTGTCAATTAACTTTAGTGCATCATTTATTACTTTCTCTGCATCCTTTATAGGAGCATTAACTGGTACTTCCAATATTTCTTTACCTTCAAAACGTTCAGCATTTCTAACTTTAGTATCTACTGCAAATATTACTACTTCTGCAATTTGTGCATCTTTTGCAGTTAATTCATTGTCGATACCTGTAGCTCCTTGTGTTTCAACTTTTATAAGGTGTCCCATCTTTTTCGAAGCTTTCTTTAATGCTTGTGCTGCCATATATGTATGTGCAACTCCTGTTGCACATGCTGTTACTGCTATAATTTTTCTTTTCATGTCTACATCTCTCCTTCATTAAATATATTAATTATTTCTTGTGCTGAATTAGCTAATTTTAGTGCATCCACATTATCATCATCCATAAGCTTAGTTGCCAGTTTAGATAATAATACAAGATGATTACTATCCTTATCAATATTACTTATAGCCAGTAAAAAAATATTATCTACTGGTTTTTCATCTAAAGCATCCCACTCAATCTTATTTTTAGTTTTTGCAAATATGATAGAAGATTTCTTGACAGCATTGCTTTTTCCATGTGGAATAGCAATACCATTACCAATACCTGTAGTTGCATGTTCTTCTCTTTCTAAAACAGACTTAACATATTCTTCTTCATTATCCACAATCCCATTTTCAACAAATATACTACTTAATTTTTTTATTGTTTCTTCCTTTGTAATTGTATTAAGATTAAAAACAATTTGTTCTTTTTTCAATACATCTGATATTTTCACTATATATTCTCCTCCATTAGCAAATCGTACACTTCTTTTGGTGAAGTTGCACTTAATATGTCATTTATATTTTTTTTATTGTCAATGAAATCATAAAAAACTTCATATATTTCATCAAGCTCTAAGTTTTTGTCATTTTCTAATGAAATAAAGAAAATAACTTCTACATTTTCACTTCCCCATATAATAGGATTTTTTAAAGTTGCAACAGATATATTAGATTTTTTAATATAGCTAGGACTAGCATGAGGTGTAGCTATTGATTGAAAAGATGTATAAGATAAACGTTCTCTCTCAATTGCACTTTCAGCTATACCTTCTTTTGCAAAACCTTTTTTTACCAAGTTACCTGTTATACATTTAATTGCATCTTCATAATTTGAAACTTCCATATTTAATAAAATGTTTTCTTCAAATATTAAATTTTTGAAAGATTTATATTTCTTATAAGTATTTCTTGAAATATTCTGTATATTCCTTTCTAATGTTCTTATATCACTTTCGTTTAAAATAGGGCTAACTACTATTGTTGGAATATTTTCTAACTCTAAATAAATAGTACTTATTACTAAGTCTGCATCAATTTTACTGGATACTAATTCTTGCACAGAAAGTATTTTTTCAATTTTTATCCTAGGGAAATATTTTTTTATTCTTGCAGATAATAATCTAGATGAACCTAGTCCTGTACTACACACCAAAATTACTCTAATACTTTGTGGAAATTCTTTTATTCTTTCCCTAAAAGCTTCAAAATGCAGTGCTATATAAGCACATTCATCATCATTTATCCTAATATCATATATAAACTCAATTACTTTCTTTAAATCTAAAGCTTGTTCAAATGATAAAGAAAAGTTTTGTTTAATTGTATTTACATATGGATTTTTAATACTAAGCCCATATGTCAATCTATTTATTGATGAATGGACATGCGTAGTCAATCCATCAATCAAATCCTTGTCATAGGCTGTCTCATACAATGTATTTTTAATAATTTCTCGAAGATTTGAGATATTATTTGTATTTGTCTCATAAGGATTAACTGAAGTATTTTTTAATTCAGTAGTATCTCTATGTTGGTTAGCTGCTACTAAATGTAGATTTATATATCCAATTTCAGATTTTGGCAATAATATAGAAAACTTCTCCTCTAGTTGTGTTGCTAAATAATTGGTATTTAACATTTGATTATTTTCTATATTCCCAGTATGCAAACTTTCTTCTATATATTCACCTCTTCTAATTCTCTCTACTGCTATGGCTAGATGAATAACCAATGACTGAAATTCATAATCAGAAAACTCAAATTCTCTTTCTCTACTGAAGTTCCTAAGAATATCTATAATTATAGATAAATCATCTTCAGAAAAAATACCATTTACATCTGCTTGTATCTTTTCAAATGCTTGATAAAAGCTTTCTTGCTCTTGCTTAATATACCAGTTTCTACTCCAAAATTTATGTATAAACTTAGCAGTAAGTTGCCTTTTATCTCTTTCACTTATATTTAACTTTATTCCCTTACTAGGTTTTTTATATATGGAAATTCCTTCATTTTTTAGCAGTTTTTCAACTTCGGCTAAATCTCTTTCAATAGTTCCACGACTTATATATAGTTCGTCAGAAAGTTGTTGTATAGTAATATAATCATTACTTTTTAACAGTACTGAATATATATAAATAACCCTCTCCTGTCTGGTTGTAGGAATTTGACTTCCTTTATTATCTAGGTAAGGAAGTATTTTTTTTAAATCTCCATCAATATAAACACCTACCTTAGGTTTTCTCACTAAAGAAAGACCTATCTTTTTAAGCACTACTTGTACTTCTTTAAGAGATTTTGAAACTGTTTTTTCTGAAACATCTAAATCATCTGCTATTGCTTTTACAGTTGTATGACCTTCTTTTAATAAAAACTTTATTATTTTAATTTCACGATTTTGAATCATATCAGTTAACATTTTCAATTTTGCTCCTTCCCCTTGTCTTTATTTTAATGGAAAATGTTTTTCTAAAAAACTACTAATATTTCCTGATTAAATACGGTAATTTTTATGTATTGAACACTTTGATTTTAGATGATAAATTAAAAGCTGTCTAAATTTAATATGAAAGGAAATAACCTAATGCTAACAATAATTATTTCTTTACTTCCTGTAATGGGATGGGGATTAATGCCCATAGTTGCAAATCTAAAGAAGAGTTCTCCTTATGAACAACTTTTAGGTACCTCCATAAGTGCGTTTATATTTTCCACTATAATAATTTTGGTTATACATCCTGAAATTACATTTTTTTCATTTTATATAAGTATGATTTCTGGGATATTCTGGAGTTTAGGTCAACTGATGCAGTTTAAAGCAATCCAAATTTCTAGTGTATCTAAGGTAATGCCGATTTCAAATGGTTCACAATTAACTTTTACAACATTATTAGCTGTAATCTTATTTAATGAGTGGACTAGTTCTAAAATGTTCTTGATTGGTTCTTTATCGATATTTTGTATAATAATTGGTATACTTCTTACAAATTATCAAACTAAAAAATCTGCCGATAACAATATGTTAAAATGTGTCGGAATTGTATTATTATCCTCTTTATTTTTATCATTATATGTTATAACTAATCAAATATTTTCAATCGAAGGATACAGAATTATATTACCACAATCTGTTGGTATGTTGATAACTTCATTTATTATTGTTAAGTATTTTTCTAAAGAGATTGTATATAAAAAAAATGTTTTATTCAATTTAGTTACTGGAATATTGTGGTCAATAGCAAATTTAGGTATGTTTATAACGACTAATGTATTGGGAGTTACAATAAGTTTTTCTATTTCTCAAAGCTGTGTAATAGTAGCTACTTTAGGGGGGATTATATTATTTAAAGAGAAGAAGAATAAAAAAGAATGGCTTGCTATTTTTATTGGCATAATATTAATCATGTCTGGTGTCCTTATGTTGAGTATTATAAAATAGGTATTTATTCACACAAATCTATGCATATTTTTATACATATAAATTAACTGGTTCAATTTATTTTAAATAAATCTAGTTATATCCTTAAAATAATAACATATGTATTTATGAAACTAAACTACTCTCTAAAGGAATATTTGTTTCATTAAATACATATGCTAAAAATTTATAAAACTTTCTACCGTAACTAAAGTGCTAAGTAATCTACACTATGAGTAAGTTTGACTTTAAAAATTCATAATCTACTATTCTGCTATTTAATATTAAGTTTTTCATCTTCTATAAGTTTATCTGCAACCCATTCTGTAACTTGACCTGTTATTTTAATACAATGTTCTTTCCTTTCAGGAGACATAAAGTTATCACCATCCCACTTCTTTGTAATAACTCTACAACATGTTGCACCATATTCCTTTTTAATATAATCGTGTAAATCCTTAGCATATTCAAACATCTTTGGATTCATAGTTTCACCATGAACTCTTCCATATACAATACCTAAGGCCATTTCACCTCCAGATATTGCTCCACAAAGACATTGTGATTTTCCAATCCCTATTGGAAATCCTGATGCTAACTTAGTTATCTCTGGACTCAAAGGTTGTCCTAAAGCATCATTTATCGTTTGAAGAACTGCTTCAGAACAAAAAAACTCTCCCTTTCTAAAGTATTCTTCTGATATTGTTCTAACCTCTTTTAAATATTCTTCCTTTGTTTTCATTTGTTTATCCTCCAATAAAATTAAGCTAAATTAAACCTCTAGAATTAATGTTACTTCTATCTATCGATATTAATATTTTTATTAAATATTTATATTTAATAATTTTTATTTAGCTTTAGATGTAGTTTCTGATTTACTAAGATATATAATAAATAAAACTAAAACATATAAAATAATCACTGTAGCAATTATTTCTTCTAGTTTAGAAGCATATAAAACCCAACTTACAGGATGACCTAATTTAGTTAGATAACCATTCATTAGTTTCACACCCATAGCACTTATTGCCATAGGGAATGTAAATGCAGCAAAACTTGGATAAAAAGGCAATCTTAATAATTTTGGTAAGTATCCTAAAACTATAATATAAAATACCATTGACAGTATAAATAGCAAGTATAACATCACGCTATTTTTATCGGAAAAAGAATTAATATATCCAGACAATAATAGTGACCCTGGTGCTGCTAATATAGCTATACTTGGCAAAGATGCTTCAGGCATTTCCTTGATTATCCATATTCTTTTTAAAACTATTGGTATAAGAACTATATAAGATACAAATCCTATCCAAAAAGCAATCTTACCAATTAAAAATTGATTAAATGCTGGTGCTGTAACACTGGTTGCAA of Clostridioides sp. ES-S-0054-01 contains these proteins:
- a CDS encoding sugar uptake protein, yielding MLTIIISLLPVMGWGLMPIVANLKKSSPYEQLLGTSISAFIFSTIIILVIHPEITFFSFYISMISGIFWSLGQLMQFKAIQISSVSKVMPISNGSQLTFTTLLAVILFNEWTSSKMFLIGSLSIFCIIIGILLTNYQTKKSADNNMLKCVGIVLLSSLFLSLYVITNQIFSIEGYRIILPQSVGMLITSFIIVKYFSKEIVYKKNVLFNLVTGILWSIANLGMFITTNVLGVTISFSISQSCVIVATLGGIILFKEKKNKKEWLAIFIGIILIMSGVLMLSIIK
- a CDS encoding C_GCAxxG_C_C family protein, which encodes MKTKEEYLKEVRTISEEYFRKGEFFCSEAVLQTINDALGQPLSPEITKLASGFPIGIGKSQCLCGAISGGEMALGIVYGRVHGETMNPKMFEYAKDLHDYIKKEYGATCCRVITKKWDGDNFMSPERKEHCIKITGQVTEWVADKLIEDEKLNIK
- a CDS encoding PTS sugar transporter subunit IIA, with amino-acid sequence MKISDVLKKEQIVFNLNTITKEETIKKLSSIFVENGIVDNEEEYVKSVLEREEHATTGIGNGIAIPHGKSNAVKKSSIIFAKTKNKIEWDALDEKPVDNIFLLAISNIDKDSNHLVLLSKLATKLMDDDNVDALKLANSAQEIINIFNEGEM
- a CDS encoding transcription antiterminator, with amino-acid sequence MLTDMIQNREIKIIKFLLKEGHTTVKAIADDLDVSEKTVSKSLKEVQVVLKKIGLSLVRKPKVGVYIDGDLKKILPYLDNKGSQIPTTRQERVIYIYSVLLKSNDYITIQQLSDELYISRGTIERDLAEVEKLLKNEGISIYKKPSKGIKLNISERDKRQLTAKFIHKFWSRNWYIKQEQESFYQAFEKIQADVNGIFSEDDLSIIIDILRNFSREREFEFSDYEFQSLVIHLAIAVERIRRGEYIEESLHTGNIENNQMLNTNYLATQLEEKFSILLPKSEIGYINLHLVAANQHRDTTELKNTSVNPYETNTNNISNLREIIKNTLYETAYDKDLIDGLTTHVHSSINRLTYGLSIKNPYVNTIKQNFSLSFEQALDLKKVIEFIYDIRINDDECAYIALHFEAFRERIKEFPQSIRVILVCSTGLGSSRLLSARIKKYFPRIKIEKILSVQELVSSKIDADLVISTIYLELENIPTIVVSPILNESDIRTLERNIQNISRNTYKKYKSFKNLIFEENILLNMEVSNYEDAIKCITGNLVKKGFAKEGIAESAIERERLSYTSFQSIATPHASPSYIKKSNISVATLKNPIIWGSENVEVIFFISLENDKNLELDEIYEVFYDFIDNKKNINDILSATSPKEVYDLLMEENI
- a CDS encoding PTS fructose transporter subunit IIB — encoded protein: MKRKIIAVTACATGVAHTYMAAQALKKASKKMGHLIKVETQGATGIDNELTAKDAQIAEVVIFAVDTKVRNAERFEGKEILEVPVNAPIKDAEKVINDALKLIDTK
- a CDS encoding TDT family transporter, giving the protein MNLLKKYPIPIASLILSIFTLGNLLQSYSESLHSVIGFIGFILYAIYIVKIILLRKGVKEQLENPLISSTFPTITMATMIFATYVKPLSLELGIIIWGIGIVGHMVLIVMFSKKFLVKFSIKSVFPSWYIVYVGIVATSVTAPAFNQFLIGKIAFWIGFVSYIVLIPIVLKRIWIIKEMPEASLPSIAILAAPGSLLLSGYINSFSDKNSVMLYLLFILSMVFYIIVLGYLPKLLRLPFYPSFAAFTFPMAISAMGVKLMNGYLTKLGHPVSWVLYASKLEEIIATVIILYVLVLFIIYLSKSETTSKAK